From a region of the Synechococcus sp. PCC 7335 genome:
- a CDS encoding DUF2993 domain-containing protein has protein sequence MSVQGLDIGEEAVSDLVKTVISSQLDTFDALDVEIRTDTLSLTQGEIESLVVKGQGLVVKNDLRTESLVLETSAVDVSIMKLMIGEVALDEAASATTEIALKTTDVQSAFNG, from the coding sequence ATGAGCGTACAGGGTTTAGACATTGGTGAAGAGGCCGTCAGTGACCTTGTTAAAACCGTAATTTCCTCTCAGCTAGATACCTTTGATGCGCTTGATGTAGAAATACGGACTGACACGCTTAGTCTGACTCAAGGAGAAATTGAAAGTCTCGTTGTTAAAGGCCAGGGGTTGGTTGTCAAAAACGACCTGCGAACCGAGTCTCTGGTCCTAGAAACAAGTGCTGTTGACGTTAGTATTATGAAGCTGATGATAGGTGAAGTTGCCCTTGATGAAGCCGCCTCGGCAACAACAGAAATCGCACTTAAGACAACTGATGTTCAATCGGCTTTTAATGGCTAG
- a CDS encoding sensor histidine kinase KdpD, giving the protein MNKPRVLSLIGESRYSLLLADYLKPFELTAFSLKDIDVTEIKDEFDFAILDLETLVLYRQKIADWRDHLPPERLPLLVVASANATSSLATSTIECIDALVVEPINATELSISIAALLRIRQLFYKLQQKQRDLTAAKQLKSRFISAIAHEFHNPLHVISAVVQLLLRKGETFSVEKRQDSLRRVQVAVVRLTHMMNELLAFNRNASTQATFQPKVVDLKAFCQTVLEDATLVNEGIEQITFQVDGDLEEVCIDTELVRTILKNLLSNAVKYSPAGSPISLRIQRHERQVTIEVTDSGRGIPKEDQSTLFEAFFRARNVDTVKGTGLGLSIVKQCVDLHQGTIDVRSQLDQGTTFTVVLPLEVRSAVDHPNSFTNPTKIVSRIKTSSEQKSQPTSSRNIVND; this is encoded by the coding sequence ATGAATAAGCCCCGCGTTCTCTCTTTGATAGGCGAGAGTAGATATTCACTACTGTTAGCAGACTACCTAAAGCCCTTTGAGCTCACTGCCTTCTCGCTCAAAGACATCGATGTCACCGAAATCAAAGACGAATTTGACTTCGCTATCCTTGATTTAGAAACGTTGGTTCTCTACCGTCAAAAGATAGCGGACTGGCGTGACCACCTTCCGCCTGAACGACTTCCTCTCTTAGTAGTAGCGTCTGCGAATGCCACTAGCTCTCTAGCAACTAGTACGATTGAGTGCATTGATGCGTTGGTTGTTGAGCCGATTAACGCAACCGAGCTAAGCATCAGCATCGCAGCTTTACTTAGGATAAGACAGCTCTTCTATAAGCTTCAGCAGAAACAGCGTGATTTGACGGCGGCAAAACAGCTTAAGTCTCGGTTCATCTCAGCAATTGCCCACGAGTTTCACAATCCTCTACACGTCATCTCTGCGGTTGTTCAACTGCTACTACGGAAGGGTGAGACATTCTCTGTAGAAAAAAGGCAAGACAGTCTACGGCGTGTGCAAGTAGCGGTGGTTAGACTGACTCATATGATGAATGAGCTGTTAGCTTTCAACCGTAATGCTTCTACACAAGCAACATTCCAGCCCAAAGTTGTTGATCTAAAGGCTTTCTGTCAGACAGTCTTAGAAGACGCAACGTTAGTCAATGAAGGCATTGAGCAGATCACGTTTCAGGTGGACGGTGATCTAGAAGAGGTCTGTATAGATACAGAACTGGTGAGAACTATCTTGAAGAATTTGCTCTCCAATGCGGTGAAGTACTCACCGGCAGGTAGCCCTATCAGCTTACGGATACAGCGGCACGAAAGGCAGGTCACGATAGAAGTTACTGATTCAGGTCGGGGAATTCCAAAGGAAGATCAGTCCACCTTATTTGAAGCGTTCTTTCGCGCTCGCAACGTTGACACTGTCAAGGGGACAGGACTAGGGCTTAGTATCGTCAAACAGTGTGTAGACCTACATCAAGGAACTATTGATGTTCGTAGTCAGCTCGACCAAGGTACGACGTTTACGGTTGTTCTACCTTTAGAGGTGCGCTCAGCAGTAGATCATCCTAATTCGTTCACAAACCCCACAAAGATAGTCAGTAGAATCAAGACCTCTTCCGAACAAAAGTCGCAGCCAACCAGCTCGCGGAACATCGTGAACGATTGA
- a CDS encoding IS630 family transposase, which produces MPERKTELAQQFPNATVEVWSFDEPRLGLKPILRKVWARVGERPVAAVNYRYEWTYLYGFVEPSTGKTEWLILPRVNAEWFNQSLEVFARQVGAGTDKQILLVVDGAGWHRSDQVVLPEGIHLELLPPYSPELQPAERLWRIADEPLVNRSFNTIDELEDILCERCVTLLSMTDEIRALTNYDWWP; this is translated from the coding sequence TTGCCAGAACGTAAAACCGAACTAGCGCAACAGTTCCCAAATGCAACCGTCGAGGTATGGTCGTTTGACGAGCCTCGTTTAGGGCTCAAACCTATCCTTAGAAAGGTGTGGGCACGGGTTGGTGAACGCCCTGTCGCAGCGGTCAACTATCGCTACGAATGGACGTATCTCTATGGTTTTGTCGAGCCGTCAACGGGCAAGACAGAATGGTTGATTTTACCCAGAGTAAACGCTGAGTGGTTCAACCAATCACTTGAGGTGTTTGCACGACAGGTAGGTGCGGGCACGGACAAGCAGATTCTGTTGGTGGTCGATGGGGCTGGCTGGCACCGAAGCGACCAAGTCGTCTTACCAGAAGGCATTCATCTAGAACTGTTGCCACCTTACTCTCCTGAGTTGCAACCCGCCGAGCGGCTATGGCGAATCGCTGACGAACCGCTTGTCAACAGAAGCTTCAACACAATTGATGAGTTGGAAGATATTCTCTGCGAACGCTGCGTCACGCTGCTATCGATGACCGATGAAATTAGAGCACTGACCAACTATGACTGGTGGCCATAA
- a CDS encoding winged helix-turn-helix domain-containing protein has product MTGREHVWPQRGWEYLKLLGYSSQSPRPRHDEADKVAQSAFKKTCQNVKPN; this is encoded by the coding sequence ATGACTGGGCGCGAGCATGTATGGCCACAGCGAGGTTGGGAATATCTCAAGCTGTTAGGCTACTCTTCTCAGTCACCTCGGCCACGTCATGATGAAGCAGACAAAGTAGCTCAATCGGCATTCAAAAAAACTTGCCAGAACGTAAAACCGAACTAG
- a CDS encoding helix-turn-helix domain-containing protein, translated as MGRKLQIKSHYSVDELKARYRASFDPVEARRWQLIWLVSEGKTLTAAAEVIADNYHYAREIVSNYNAAGAEGLRNRRKDSRPNSMQGVLTIEQCEALDERLQAPQLTVAFGVAQKWRKSSLR; from the coding sequence ATGGGTAGAAAACTTCAGATTAAATCTCACTATTCAGTTGACGAACTGAAAGCTCGCTATCGGGCGAGCTTTGACCCCGTTGAAGCTAGGCGCTGGCAGCTTATCTGGTTGGTGAGTGAGGGCAAAACGCTGACGGCAGCCGCCGAAGTGATCGCTGACAACTACCACTATGCTCGCGAGATAGTAAGCAACTACAACGCAGCAGGTGCAGAGGGTTTAAGGAATCGGCGAAAAGATAGTCGTCCTAATTCGATGCAAGGGGTGCTGACGATAGAGCAGTGTGAAGCACTAGACGAACGACTTCAGGCCCCCCAGCTGACGGTGGCGTTTGGAGTGGCCCAAAAGTGGCGCAAATCATCGCTGCGATGA